In Nonomuraea sp. NBC_00507, the following are encoded in one genomic region:
- a CDS encoding NmrA/HSCARG family protein, with translation MDGAAGLTGGVQGGGQAVRRLTSTVVEVTESLTAGGSAGWGWSERARMSWLFPIPTMEMFVMTKVVVIGATGKQGGAVADLLLERGHEVVAYVRSGESPAAKALSAQGARLATGDLADPGALQQACAGADAIFGLSVPFGEGGKNEEVAQGRLLVDTATRFDVHLVYSSVRGGDRLVATSVGHADSKQLVEAYVRERPVRATVLGPVYFMENVLNLGFSRLGDGLLANPLTPGKPLDQVSVLDIAGMAVHAMENPGELIGERIDIASDRVTGQEAARILSEVLGREIPYQQLPLDMVRQWAGEEVATMFESFENNTDFLDIETLHARYPAVRWHSYAEWAKTVDWDRILTGQNG, from the coding sequence GTGGACGGGGCGGCTGGCCTGACGGGTGGTGTTCAGGGCGGTGGACAGGCTGTCCGGCGCTTGACCTCAACTGTGGTTGAGGTCACAGAATCGCTGACGGCGGGCGGCTCGGCCGGATGGGGCTGGTCGGAACGCGCCCGCATGTCCTGGCTATTTCCCATCCCAACCATGGAGATGTTTGTCATGACCAAAGTCGTCGTCATTGGCGCCACCGGCAAGCAGGGCGGCGCGGTTGCCGACCTGCTTCTGGAGCGCGGTCACGAGGTGGTGGCGTACGTGCGCTCGGGGGAGTCGCCGGCCGCGAAGGCGCTGTCGGCTCAGGGGGCGCGGCTTGCCACCGGCGACCTCGCCGATCCCGGCGCGCTCCAGCAGGCCTGCGCGGGCGCCGATGCGATTTTCGGCCTGTCGGTGCCGTTCGGCGAAGGCGGTAAGAACGAAGAGGTCGCGCAGGGACGCCTGCTCGTCGACACCGCCACTCGCTTCGACGTCCACCTGGTGTACTCCTCTGTGCGGGGCGGCGACCGGCTGGTGGCCACCAGCGTCGGTCACGCCGACAGCAAACAGCTCGTCGAGGCGTATGTGCGTGAGCGGCCGGTGCGCGCGACCGTGCTCGGCCCGGTGTACTTCATGGAGAATGTGCTCAACCTCGGCTTCAGCCGGCTCGGTGACGGCCTGCTCGCCAATCCGCTGACTCCCGGCAAGCCGCTCGACCAGGTGAGCGTCCTGGACATTGCAGGCATGGCCGTACATGCCATGGAGAACCCCGGCGAGCTCATCGGCGAGCGGATCGATATCGCGTCCGATCGTGTCACCGGGCAGGAGGCGGCCCGGATTCTGAGCGAGGTGCTCGGCAGGGAGATCCCCTACCAGCAGTTGCCGCTGGACATGGTGCGACAGTGGGCCGGCGAGGAGGTGGCCACGATGTTCGAGAGCTTTGAGAACAACACCGACTTCCTTGACATCGAGACTCTGCACGCCAGATACCCCGCCGTGCGCTGGCACAGCTACGCCGAATGGGCCAAGACGGTGGACTGGGACAGAATCCTCACGGGACAGAACGGCTAG
- a CDS encoding NAD(P)-dependent oxidoreductase — MKAVTVIGLGPMGQAMAGAYLDSGYEVTVWNRTSARADVLVARGARRAESVEAALTANELVVLSLTDYDAMDAILAQAPRTALGGRTLVNLTSDTPDRARQAAAWLAEREAVQITGGVQVPPPGIGTPDAMTYYSGPKDAVEAHRPALEVLTGIEYLGEDQGLAALYYQIGIDMFWTALAGYLHGQAVAEANGISAEDFLPHAVKTMDLRYFLEFYAPRITAGNHEGNVDRISMGVASLEHVLRTTQASGVDGSLPAAVLKIFRQGVTAGQGQNSLTSLVGVLKRR; from the coding sequence ATGAAGGCTGTGACGGTGATCGGGTTGGGCCCCATGGGGCAGGCCATGGCCGGCGCTTACCTCGACAGCGGCTACGAAGTGACCGTGTGGAACCGTACTTCTGCCAGGGCAGACGTACTGGTGGCGCGGGGCGCGAGGAGGGCGGAATCCGTCGAGGCGGCGCTCACCGCCAACGAACTGGTGGTGTTGAGCCTGACCGACTATGACGCGATGGATGCCATCCTGGCGCAGGCCCCGCGTACCGCCCTGGGCGGACGTACCCTGGTCAACCTCACCTCCGACACCCCGGACAGGGCACGTCAGGCGGCCGCGTGGCTAGCCGAGCGCGAGGCCGTGCAGATCACCGGTGGCGTGCAGGTGCCGCCTCCAGGCATCGGCACGCCGGACGCCATGACCTACTACAGCGGCCCCAAGGACGCCGTCGAGGCGCACAGACCTGCCCTCGAGGTGCTGACCGGGATCGAATATCTCGGCGAGGACCAGGGGCTGGCGGCGCTGTACTACCAGATCGGGATCGACATGTTCTGGACAGCGCTGGCAGGCTACCTGCACGGCCAGGCGGTGGCGGAGGCCAATGGCATCTCCGCGGAGGATTTCCTGCCGCACGCGGTCAAGACCATGGACCTTCGCTATTTCCTGGAGTTCTACGCGCCACGCATCACCGCGGGCAACCACGAGGGGAACGTCGACCGAATCTCCATGGGCGTGGCGAGCCTGGAACACGTGCTGCGCACCACACAAGCGTCCGGCGTGGATGGCTCACTTCCGGCCGCTGTCCTGAAGATCTTTCGCCAGGGCGTCACCGCCGG
- a CDS encoding winged helix-turn-helix transcriptional regulator — protein MTKARKRTFTCGLDAAIAVMGGKWKGLILFALEDGPLRFGELRRAVPGVSERVLILQLREMEATGLLHREVYHQVPPKVEYSLTEFGHSLNTAMAPLGEWGEEHIERIEAIPWDL, from the coding sequence ATGACGAAGGCAAGGAAACGGACATTCACCTGCGGTCTCGACGCTGCCATCGCCGTCATGGGAGGCAAGTGGAAGGGACTGATCCTATTCGCGCTCGAGGATGGCCCCTTGCGCTTCGGGGAGTTGCGGCGCGCGGTCCCCGGCGTCAGCGAGCGGGTGCTGATTCTGCAGCTGCGGGAGATGGAGGCCACCGGGCTGCTGCATCGCGAGGTGTATCACCAGGTTCCGCCGAAGGTGGAGTACTCGCTCACCGAGTTCGGTCATTCGCTCAACACCGCGATGGCGCCGCTCGGGGAGTGGGGTGAGGAGCACATCGAGCGCATCGAGGCCATCCCGTGGGACCTATGA
- a CDS encoding NAD(P)-dependent oxidoreductase, producing the protein MTGKNATPVTVIGLGSMGRALAEAFTKAGHPTTVWNRTAAKAAPLIAMGAEHAEAIEDAVAASPLVITCLTTFDDTRLALRPAVASLRGQALVTLNSGSPADARETAAWAIGHGARFLAGAVKNVPSAVGAPDTLLYYSGDKTVFEEFETTLKVLGGDTVHLGDESDLAALYEMAVGAMLLPALVGFFQGAAALQARGLEAASMVRFAGKWLDMIKSLLPIYAKEIDSGDYTNAASSVNLFLAGTAHDADLAKETNVDTTWLAPLHDLVRRAAEAGHGEHNISALTEVLRKPA; encoded by the coding sequence ATGACTGGGAAGAACGCGACACCGGTGACCGTCATCGGGCTGGGTTCGATGGGGAGGGCACTGGCCGAGGCCTTCACCAAGGCCGGACACCCGACCACTGTCTGGAACAGGACCGCCGCCAAAGCCGCGCCCCTCATCGCCATGGGAGCCGAGCATGCGGAGGCCATCGAGGACGCGGTGGCGGCAAGTCCGCTGGTCATCACCTGCCTGACCACCTTCGATGACACCCGGCTGGCGCTGCGGCCGGCCGTCGCGTCGCTGCGTGGACAGGCCCTCGTCACCCTCAACAGCGGTTCCCCCGCCGACGCACGTGAGACGGCCGCCTGGGCCATCGGCCATGGCGCTCGATTCCTGGCCGGGGCGGTCAAGAACGTGCCTTCGGCCGTCGGGGCGCCGGACACCCTTCTGTACTACAGCGGCGACAAGACGGTCTTCGAGGAGTTCGAGACGACCCTGAAGGTGCTGGGCGGCGACACCGTCCATCTCGGCGACGAGAGCGACCTCGCCGCCCTGTACGAGATGGCGGTGGGCGCCATGCTGCTGCCCGCGCTCGTCGGATTCTTCCAGGGCGCCGCCGCCCTCCAGGCGCGCGGGCTCGAGGCAGCCTCCATGGTGCGGTTCGCCGGCAAGTGGCTGGACATGATCAAGTCCCTGCTGCCGATCTATGCCAAGGAGATCGACAGCGGTGACTACACCAACGCCGCCTCCTCCGTGAACCTCTTCCTGGCCGGGACAGCCCACGACGCGGACCTGGCCAAGGAGACGAACGTCGACACGACCTGGCTCGCGCCCCTGCACGACCTGGTGAGGCGGGCGGCCGAGGCAGGCCACGGCGAGCACAACATCTCGGCCCTCACCGAGGTGCTCAGAAAACCGGCGTGA
- a CDS encoding TetR/AcrR family transcriptional regulator — protein sequence MRTQHEIGTRERIVRTTSRLMQRQGYEATGLKQISQEAQATLGSVYHFFPGGKRELAVEAVRHGDREFAEFLRAAFDREDDPAAAIVTCTRDLAKGLRESSWLDGCPVTTTALESAGRVPEIQQAAEDAYENWRALVRDKLSRAGFADDLAHDLAHSVINLLEGAELSAQVSQSEAPLEIAGRHLARLIDSYR from the coding sequence ATGCGAACCCAGCACGAGATCGGCACCAGAGAGCGGATCGTCCGGACGACCTCTCGTCTGATGCAGCGGCAGGGGTACGAGGCGACGGGCCTCAAGCAGATCTCCCAGGAGGCCCAGGCCACGCTGGGCTCGGTCTACCACTTCTTCCCGGGCGGGAAGCGGGAGCTGGCGGTCGAGGCGGTCCGCCATGGGGACCGAGAGTTCGCGGAATTCCTGCGCGCGGCGTTCGACCGGGAGGACGATCCGGCCGCGGCGATCGTCACCTGCACTCGAGACCTGGCGAAGGGGCTGCGCGAGTCCAGCTGGCTGGACGGCTGTCCCGTCACCACCACGGCGTTGGAGAGCGCGGGCCGGGTGCCCGAGATCCAGCAGGCCGCAGAGGACGCCTACGAAAACTGGCGCGCGCTGGTCCGCGACAAGCTCAGCCGTGCCGGATTCGCCGACGACCTGGCACACGACCTCGCCCACAGCGTGATCAACCTGTTGGAGGGCGCGGAGTTGTCGGCGCAGGTGTCCCAGAGCGAGGCGCCCCTGGAGATCGCCGGCAGGCACCTCGCACGGCTTATCGACTCCTACCGATGA